Proteins from a genomic interval of Euleptes europaea isolate rEulEur1 chromosome 18, rEulEur1.hap1, whole genome shotgun sequence:
- the LOC130490172 gene encoding histone H4, with translation MSGRGKGGKGLGKGGAKRHRKVLRDNIQGITKPAIRRLARRGGVKRISGLIYEETRGVLKVFLENVIRDAVTYTEHAKRKTVTAMDVVYALKRQGRTLYGFGG, from the coding sequence ATGTCTGGACGTGGCAAAGGAGGGAaaggcctggggaagggaggcgcCAAGAGGCACCGCAAGGTCCTCCGGGACAACATCCAGGGCATCACCAAGCCCGCCATCCGCCGCCTGGCTCGCCGCGGGGGAGTGAAGCGCATCTCGGGGCTGATCTACGAGGAGACCCGCGGCGTGCTGAAGGTCTTCCTGGAGAACGTGATCCGCGACGCCGTCACCTACACCGAGCACGCCAAGAGGAAGACGGTCACCGCCATGGATGTGGTCTACGCCCTGAAGCGCCAGGGACGCACCCTCTACGGCTTCGGGGGCTAA
- the LOC130490170 gene encoding histone H2A type 2-C-like yields the protein MSGRGKQGGKARAKAKTRSSRAGLQFPVGRVHRLLRKGNYAERVGAGAPVYLAAVLEYLTAEILELAGNAARDNKKTRIIPRHLQLAVRNDEELNKLLGRVTIAQGGVLPNIQAVLLPKKTESHKAK from the coding sequence ATGTCCGGCCGGGGCAAGCAGGGCGGCAAGGCGCGGGCCAAGGCGAAGACGCGCTCGTCGCGGGCCGGGCTGCAGTTCCCGGTGGGCCGCGTGCACCGGCTGCTGCGCAAGGGCAACTACGCCGAGCGGGTGGGGGCCGGCGCGCCGGTCTACCTGGCGGCCGTGCTGGAGTACCTGACGGCCGAGATCCTGGAGCTGGCGGGCAACGCGGCGCGCGACAACAAGAAGACGCGCATCATCCCCCGCCACCTGCAGCTGGCCGTCCGCAACGACGAGGAGCTCAACAAGCTGCTGGGCAGGGTGACCATCGCTCAGGGCGGCGTCCTGCCCAACATCCAGGCCGTGCTGCTGCCCAAGAAGACCGAGAGCCACAAGGCCAAGTGA